A section of the Pelagicoccus albus genome encodes:
- a CDS encoding VCBS repeat-containing protein, with translation MQKNLVLLALSSACVGALLPAPSKAQRFETLEHGFTGLELFNEYKDPMMWSSRFREFTLGAVSVGIASGDLNGDGRPDLYAVNKTGPNGLFIQTDEPFVFENNTEESGTSGTDSWETGVSLVDIDNDSDLDIYLCVYDAPNQLYLNDGSGHFREAAAEFGLDLSDASVMASFCDYDRDGDLDVYIQTNILEFARHTKGSPDYLYRNNGDNTFTDVSSDSGIWGRSQGHSATWWDYNNDGWMDLYVANDFETPDRFYKNNGDGTFTDSIEELIPLSTFFSMGSDLGDLDNDGWMDFMVADMEAADHYKDMTGMEERSRGIWDTESVFDLTPQYARNAIYLNTGLDRFREAAYLFGVPGTNWTWSVKLRDLDNDGWLDLYITNGMVRNLIDADLVDRQNTARTLAHRAAVVRNSEPLKEKNFAFRNNGKLQFEDVGSQWNLDQENVAFGSTICDFDRDGDLDIAYLGMDQNIVICRNDLGSENQSLNLRLKGRVSNSWGIGASIRIETEEGKQLRQLSLARGIVSSDEPLIHFGLGEADKVDKLVVTWPSGIVQELKDLAANPYLVIEEPDLEPTQEALQVPKPLFVRKPELERIWPTHQQSDSAEFNRAPLLPRRLGEDGPALATGDLNGDQKTDYYIGGGSGQSGMLILSTGPNGDYQSSPLGLDQICEDTAAAIFDANGDGHNDLLVISGGTPRSGTEVLSDRLYLNSGDGKFERAPETHWPQDTSNASSVAIGDFDQDGDPDVFIGGASAPENYPFPAPSRLLRNESGKFNEVGSDVASALEKIGLVTDSQWVTRKGRTELAIITEWGSLRLFEFVDGRIKDVSKERGLPSKTGLWRSLDSTDLNQDGQPDLILGNLGLNTKYTASSAEPATLFAGEMEGDGQNYIVEAYYENGRLLPVRGRSKLNYTFPWITEVFPKFDQFAKSDLYEIFGEDRLSRATRFEAEELQSGAWISTEDGYRFVPFPREAQLAPTMDIAVKDWNADGQLDLVLAQNLFGQEASTGRLSGSIGCLLLGHGDGSFEAVHPSQAGILLPGNQREMVTGDLDGDGLEELIATENGGPVRIFGLQN, from the coding sequence ATGCAGAAAAACCTAGTCCTACTCGCGCTTTCTTCGGCATGTGTCGGAGCGTTGTTGCCAGCTCCAAGCAAGGCCCAACGCTTCGAAACCTTGGAGCATGGCTTCACGGGGCTGGAGCTATTCAACGAATATAAGGATCCCATGATGTGGAGCTCCCGCTTTCGGGAATTCACCTTGGGTGCGGTCAGCGTGGGAATCGCCTCGGGCGACCTGAATGGAGACGGGCGACCGGACCTTTATGCGGTCAACAAGACCGGGCCAAACGGTCTGTTCATCCAGACCGATGAGCCCTTTGTTTTTGAAAACAATACGGAGGAATCAGGAACTTCGGGAACGGATAGCTGGGAAACCGGCGTCAGCTTGGTAGACATCGATAACGACTCCGATCTCGATATCTACCTCTGCGTCTACGACGCTCCCAACCAACTCTACCTGAACGACGGCAGCGGACATTTCCGCGAAGCGGCCGCCGAGTTCGGACTCGATTTGAGCGACGCCAGCGTAATGGCCAGCTTCTGCGACTACGACCGCGATGGCGATCTAGACGTTTATATTCAAACCAACATCCTAGAGTTCGCTAGACACACAAAAGGCAGCCCCGACTACCTGTATCGTAATAATGGCGACAATACATTTACGGACGTAAGCTCCGACTCGGGCATCTGGGGCCGCTCACAAGGTCACAGCGCCACTTGGTGGGACTATAACAACGATGGCTGGATGGACCTTTACGTAGCCAACGACTTCGAGACGCCTGACCGTTTCTACAAGAACAATGGAGACGGAACCTTCACTGATTCGATAGAGGAACTGATCCCTCTCTCCACTTTCTTCTCCATGGGTTCCGATCTGGGAGATTTGGATAACGATGGCTGGATGGACTTCATGGTCGCCGACATGGAGGCAGCTGACCACTACAAGGACATGACTGGCATGGAGGAGCGTAGTCGTGGAATTTGGGATACGGAATCGGTATTCGACCTAACCCCGCAATATGCCCGAAATGCCATCTACCTGAACACCGGACTCGATCGCTTCCGAGAGGCCGCCTACCTGTTCGGAGTTCCGGGAACGAATTGGACCTGGTCCGTGAAACTCCGGGACTTGGATAATGATGGCTGGCTCGACTTGTATATCACCAACGGGATGGTTCGCAACCTTATCGACGCCGACCTAGTAGATCGCCAAAACACGGCCCGCACCCTAGCGCACCGTGCCGCAGTGGTCCGCAATAGCGAACCCTTGAAAGAGAAGAACTTCGCCTTCCGCAACAACGGTAAGCTCCAGTTCGAGGACGTGGGCAGCCAATGGAACCTCGACCAAGAAAACGTCGCCTTCGGCAGCACCATATGCGACTTCGATCGAGACGGAGACTTGGACATCGCCTATTTGGGCATGGATCAAAATATCGTCATTTGCCGAAACGATTTGGGTTCCGAAAATCAATCCTTAAACCTACGACTGAAGGGTCGCGTATCCAATTCATGGGGAATCGGAGCCAGCATTCGAATCGAAACCGAGGAAGGCAAGCAGCTCCGCCAGCTCTCTCTCGCCCGAGGAATTGTATCCTCAGATGAACCGCTCATTCACTTCGGACTGGGCGAGGCAGATAAAGTGGACAAGCTCGTAGTCACTTGGCCGAGCGGCATCGTGCAGGAGCTGAAAGATCTCGCGGCCAATCCGTATCTCGTAATTGAAGAGCCAGACCTAGAACCAACCCAAGAAGCTCTACAAGTTCCGAAGCCGCTTTTCGTCCGCAAACCAGAGCTCGAGCGCATCTGGCCCACGCACCAGCAATCCGATTCCGCAGAGTTCAACAGAGCCCCTTTACTCCCGAGACGCTTGGGCGAAGATGGCCCTGCCCTGGCGACAGGCGATCTGAACGGAGACCAGAAGACCGACTACTACATAGGCGGAGGAAGCGGACAGTCGGGCATGCTAATTCTCTCAACAGGTCCCAACGGAGATTACCAAAGTTCGCCCCTCGGTCTCGATCAGATCTGCGAGGATACCGCTGCCGCCATATTCGACGCAAATGGCGACGGACATAACGACCTGCTTGTGATAAGCGGCGGAACGCCTCGCTCCGGCACAGAAGTCTTGAGCGACCGCCTGTATCTGAATAGTGGCGACGGAAAATTCGAACGTGCCCCTGAAACCCATTGGCCCCAAGACACATCCAACGCGTCTTCAGTCGCCATCGGTGATTTCGACCAGGATGGAGATCCCGATGTTTTCATTGGCGGAGCCTCAGCTCCAGAGAACTATCCCTTCCCGGCACCGAGCCGCCTGCTCCGCAACGAATCCGGAAAATTCAACGAGGTCGGAAGCGATGTTGCATCTGCCCTAGAAAAGATAGGGCTGGTCACCGACAGCCAATGGGTCACCCGCAAGGGCAGGACGGAACTCGCAATTATCACCGAATGGGGATCTTTGCGGCTTTTCGAATTCGTCGACGGCAGGATCAAGGATGTATCCAAGGAGCGAGGACTTCCTAGCAAAACCGGCCTTTGGCGTTCCCTTGATTCCACCGATCTGAACCAAGATGGACAGCCGGACTTGATTCTAGGCAACTTAGGCCTTAACACAAAGTACACGGCCAGTTCCGCCGAGCCTGCCACGCTTTTCGCCGGAGAAATGGAAGGCGATGGACAAAACTACATCGTGGAAGCCTACTATGAAAATGGCCGACTTCTCCCCGTCCGAGGTCGAAGCAAGCTTAACTATACCTTCCCTTGGATCACCGAAGTATTTCCGAAATTCGACCAGTTCGCCAAATCTGATCTTTACGAAATCTTCGGCGAGGATCGCTTGTCGCGAGCGACGCGTTTCGAAGCGGAGGAACTGCAAAGTGGAGCTTGGATCTCCACGGAGGACGGCTACCGATTTGTCCCCTTCCCTCGCGAAGCTCAACTCGCCCCGACCATGGATATCGCGGTCAAGGATTGGAACGCTGATGGACAATTGGACCTCGTCTTGGCTCAGAATTTATTTGGACAAGAGGCAAGCACTGGACGTTTGAGCGGATCAATCGGATGCCTTCTCCTCGGTCACGGAGACGGAAGCTTCGAAGCGGTACATCCCAGCCAAGCAGGCATCCTGCTCCCGGGAAACCAACGGGAAATGGTGACAGGTGACCTCGATGGCGACGGGTTGGAAGAGCTGATCGCTACGGAAAACGGCGGACCAGTACGAATCTTTGGCCTCCAAAATTAA
- a CDS encoding vanadium-dependent haloperoxidase has translation MHLKKVLSFMLASSLLATFTQAEQDMPTFENWNNRALDAIRSSRTPPPMAAYALALLHLSLYDTVNGFHGDFEAYAVEPEDLSDASLAAAYHTAAYETLTDLFNESVNPAVFKKAYQQEIMDLPKDEAFEKGVAWGKKVADAYKKICDESRKYDVVDWQTASDAGIWRETPPFFRPALLPHWPKVEPLAMPTSDAFRCEPPLPIDSEAYAKELYEVKALGGRDKHDRSSYDTLSSVFWSDDLGSSTPAGSWNLIAQDVCRSEGYDFYQKVRLFALLNLTMADAGIACWDAKYHYNYWRPETAIRQADIDNNPATEPDTEWIPLMGSPPFPEYPSGHSSFSRSAAQLLTLYVGRDEVHFSTTSDQVPGAIRSYDGFDQCADEVGMSRLHGGIHFMSANLIGQELGARVADFVFEEYLQERAN, from the coding sequence TAGCCTACTCGCCACCTTCACGCAGGCAGAGCAGGATATGCCAACTTTCGAGAACTGGAACAATCGAGCTCTCGACGCCATTCGCTCCTCGCGTACTCCACCACCGATGGCAGCCTACGCCCTCGCCTTGTTGCACCTGTCTCTCTACGACACTGTCAATGGCTTCCATGGAGACTTCGAAGCCTATGCAGTCGAACCCGAGGACCTAAGCGACGCTTCTTTGGCGGCAGCCTACCACACCGCTGCCTACGAAACCTTGACCGACCTCTTCAACGAGTCCGTAAACCCAGCCGTATTCAAAAAAGCATACCAGCAGGAAATCATGGACCTACCCAAAGACGAAGCCTTCGAAAAAGGGGTCGCCTGGGGTAAGAAAGTAGCAGACGCATACAAGAAGATATGCGACGAAAGCCGCAAGTATGACGTCGTCGACTGGCAAACGGCTTCCGACGCCGGCATCTGGAGAGAAACCCCGCCTTTCTTCCGTCCAGCCCTCCTTCCTCATTGGCCAAAAGTCGAGCCTTTGGCGATGCCCACCTCCGACGCCTTCCGCTGCGAGCCTCCCTTGCCCATCGACAGCGAAGCCTACGCCAAGGAACTCTACGAGGTCAAAGCCTTGGGGGGACGCGACAAGCACGATCGCTCAAGCTACGATACCCTGAGCTCTGTATTCTGGTCCGATGACCTCGGAAGTTCCACTCCAGCCGGTTCCTGGAACCTGATTGCGCAAGACGTCTGCCGCTCCGAAGGCTACGACTTCTACCAAAAAGTACGACTCTTCGCCCTGCTTAATCTGACTATGGCCGACGCGGGGATCGCCTGCTGGGACGCCAAATACCACTACAACTATTGGCGACCAGAAACAGCCATTCGCCAAGCGGATATCGACAACAACCCCGCTACCGAACCGGATACCGAATGGATTCCCCTCATGGGCAGCCCACCCTTTCCCGAATACCCATCAGGACACAGCTCCTTCAGCCGCTCCGCCGCTCAATTGCTAACGCTCTACGTGGGCAGAGACGAAGTACATTTCTCAACCACCTCCGACCAAGTTCCCGGAGCGATTCGTTCCTACGATGGATTTGACCAGTGCGCCGACGAAGTTGGCATGAGCCGGCTACATGGCGGCATTCACTTCATGTCCGCAAATCTCATCGGGCAAGAGCTTGGAGCTCGCGTAGCAGACTTCGTATTTGAGGAATACTTACAGGAACGAGCGAACTAG